The [Flavobacterium] thermophilum genome has a segment encoding these proteins:
- the zraR_2 gene encoding Transcriptional regulatory protein ZraR yields MGNILVIDDEREVGTFFQHLLEGKGNKVKLGFSGKDFFQLIQQYKFDLAFIDVKLPDANGLNLLKQLKRSCPSCKAVVMTGYSTIKTAVEAIKHGANDYIEKPFDDIEQLERLIDELLSDSPLSSQDDMYKLAETLGFIVGTNKQMNDLLKLAYKIAKKNVNVLIEGETGTGKEVLAHFIHNASMRYDQPFIGVNCGAVSETLLESELFGHEKGAFTGAVKEKKGIFEIANRGTLFLDEIGEASLATQVKLLRVLETGEYIRVGGETIRKTNTRIIAASHVNLAKAVEEKTFREDLLYRLDVVKLTIPPLRERLEDLPILIDYFLKKLNTPLSFSEDCISRMKQYHWPGNVRELFNVVKRAVTLAEGETEVITLDYLPEKLKIPLHLGQVSNSVRSPKDGVEDLEAYLQEWMNGVLALWRNSDRLDLEHVLSSVKELETKIGRSFVLKMLKETLGNRKEAAERLNITVRTLRYLLKEKGADPKA; encoded by the coding sequence GTGGGGAATATTTTAGTTATTGATGACGAAAGGGAAGTAGGAACGTTTTTTCAACATTTATTAGAAGGGAAAGGGAACAAGGTCAAGCTTGGATTTAGCGGGAAAGATTTTTTTCAGTTGATTCAACAATACAAGTTTGATCTTGCTTTCATCGATGTGAAACTTCCAGATGCAAATGGTTTAAATTTATTAAAACAGTTAAAACGCTCATGTCCTTCTTGTAAAGCTGTTGTAATGACAGGCTATAGCACAATAAAGACAGCAGTTGAAGCGATTAAACATGGGGCAAACGACTATATTGAAAAACCGTTTGACGATATTGAACAGTTAGAACGATTAATCGATGAATTATTAAGTGATAGTCCTCTTTCATCCCAAGATGATATGTATAAGTTGGCTGAGACGCTCGGTTTCATCGTTGGAACAAATAAACAGATGAATGATTTGCTTAAATTAGCTTATAAAATTGCGAAAAAAAATGTGAATGTGTTGATTGAAGGAGAGACTGGGACTGGAAAAGAAGTGCTCGCTCATTTTATCCACAACGCGAGCATGCGCTATGATCAGCCTTTTATTGGGGTGAATTGTGGCGCTGTTTCGGAAACACTGTTAGAAAGCGAATTGTTCGGACATGAAAAAGGGGCGTTCACAGGAGCGGTAAAAGAAAAAAAGGGGATTTTTGAAATTGCTAACCGTGGCACGTTATTTTTAGATGAAATTGGAGAAGCGTCTCTTGCAACGCAAGTAAAACTGTTAAGAGTGCTGGAAACAGGGGAGTATATTCGCGTCGGGGGTGAAACGATCCGCAAAACGAATACACGCATTATTGCTGCTTCGCATGTCAATCTGGCAAAAGCAGTCGAGGAGAAGACGTTTAGAGAGGATTTATTATACAGATTAGATGTTGTGAAACTTACCATTCCTCCGCTTCGAGAACGGCTCGAAGATCTTCCAATTTTGATTGATTATTTTTTAAAAAAACTAAATACACCTCTATCGTTTTCAGAGGACTGTATTTCCCGGATGAAACAGTATCATTGGCCGGGGAATGTGAGAGAATTGTTTAATGTTGTTAAAAGGGCGGTAACTTTAGCGGAAGGAGAAACAGAGGTGATCACCCTTGACTATTTGCCGGAGAAGCTTAAGATTCCGTTGCATTTAGGGCAAGTATCGAATAGCGTGCGAAGTCCAAAAGATGGAGTAGAAGACTTAGAAGCTTATTTGCAAGAATGGATGAATGGTGTGCTAGCACTATGGAGAAACAGTGATCGGTTAGATCTTGAACATGTATTATCTTCAGTGAAAGAACTAGAAACGAAAATCGGCCGATCTTTTGTACTGAAAATGTTAAAAGAAACGTTAGGAAATCGTAAAGAAGCAGCAGAACGGTTAAATATCACCGTACGAACATTAAGATATTTATTAAAAGAAAAAGGAGCTGATCCAAAAGCGTAA
- the dhaT_2 gene encoding 1,3-propanediol dehydrogenase: MNIHKFVMPEVIFGNGSIHQVGESCLRLGATNVLIVSDPGVTEAGWLDVVIKSCRQVGLKYTTFCDVTINPKDEEVKKGCEAYLENECDAIIGIGGGSSIDAAKAVAILATNGGQIHEYEGVDKIQLPLPPQVMVPTTAGSGSEVSQFSVIVNTKEKKKMTIISRSLIPDIAIIDPETLSTKSAHLTASTGLDVLTHGIEAYVSLAATPLTDVQAQNAISLVGKYLRPSVASKINQEAKTNMAMASLQAGLAFSNAILGAVHAMSHAVGGRYPLLHGDINSILLPHVMEFNLLANPKKFADIAYFLGMDTRGMSYMEAGRKAIEYVKRLAEDIGVPQRLSDIGVKQEEIRKMSLVAFHDACMITNPRDITVEEIEEIFRKAW; this comes from the coding sequence ATGAACATTCATAAGTTCGTGATGCCCGAAGTGATTTTTGGTAACGGTTCCATTCATCAAGTAGGGGAAAGTTGTCTAAGGCTTGGTGCGACAAATGTGTTGATTGTCAGCGATCCAGGTGTTACGGAAGCTGGTTGGCTCGATGTTGTCATTAAGAGTTGCAGGCAAGTAGGATTAAAATACACGACATTTTGTGATGTAACAATAAATCCAAAGGACGAAGAAGTAAAAAAAGGCTGTGAAGCATATCTTGAGAATGAATGCGATGCTATCATTGGAATCGGTGGAGGCAGTTCTATTGATGCCGCAAAGGCTGTCGCCATTCTTGCTACAAACGGGGGACAAATTCATGAATATGAGGGAGTGGATAAAATTCAATTGCCCCTTCCTCCTCAAGTGATGGTTCCAACAACAGCAGGGTCAGGATCAGAAGTATCCCAATTTTCTGTTATTGTTAATACAAAAGAGAAAAAAAAGATGACGATCATTTCCCGATCTCTTATTCCTGATATTGCAATTATTGATCCAGAAACATTGTCGACAAAAAGCGCTCATTTAACTGCCTCAACAGGATTAGATGTTTTAACGCATGGCATTGAGGCGTATGTAAGTCTAGCAGCTACACCGCTTACAGACGTTCAAGCTCAAAACGCTATTTCTTTAGTAGGAAAATATTTGCGCCCTTCTGTCGCCTCTAAAATCAACCAAGAGGCAAAAACCAATATGGCAATGGCGAGTTTGCAGGCAGGATTGGCTTTTTCTAACGCGATTTTAGGCGCTGTTCATGCAATGTCCCATGCTGTCGGGGGAAGGTATCCTCTTCTTCATGGGGATATAAACTCTATATTGCTTCCGCATGTGATGGAGTTCAATCTGTTGGCGAATCCGAAAAAATTTGCTGATATTGCTTATTTTCTCGGAATGGATACTCGTGGCATGTCTTATATGGAAGCGGGAAGAAAGGCGATTGAGTATGTAAAACGATTGGCAGAGGATATTGGGGTGCCGCAGCGATTATCGGATATAGGAGTGAAACAAGAAGAAATACGGAAAATGAGTTTGGTCGCCTTTCATGACGCATGTATGATCACCAACCCTCGTGATATCACTGTAGAAGAAATTGAGGAAATATTCAGAAAGGCGTGGTAA
- the adh gene encoding Alcohol dehydrogenase, whose amino-acid sequence MKAAVVHKFKQKLQIEEVEKPKLGYGEVLVKIEACGVCHTDLHAAHGDWPVKPKLPLIPGHEGVGIVVEIGEGVKSIQIGDRVGIPWLYSACGECEYCLSGQETLCPHQLNGGYSVDGSYAEYCKAPANYVARIPKNLDPVQVAPILCAGVTTYKALKVSNAKPGEWVAIYGIGGLGHIALQYAKAMGLNVVAVDISDEKAELAAKLGADITINGLQEDPVAAIREKVGGVQAAISVAVTKKAFEQAYQSVRRGGCLVIVGLPHDELPIPIFDTVLNGVTIKGSIVGTRKDMQEALDFAARGKVRPIVEAVPLEKINEVFERMEKGQINGRVVLTM is encoded by the coding sequence ATGAAAGCCGCCGTTGTTCACAAATTCAAGCAAAAACTTCAAATTGAAGAAGTGGAGAAACCAAAACTAGGATATGGCGAAGTGCTTGTGAAAATTGAAGCTTGTGGCGTCTGCCATACCGATTTGCATGCGGCTCATGGGGATTGGCCGGTAAAACCGAAACTTCCACTTATTCCTGGTCATGAAGGGGTAGGAATTGTTGTTGAGATCGGTGAGGGAGTGAAATCAATCCAAATTGGCGACCGTGTTGGCATTCCATGGTTATACTCAGCATGCGGTGAATGTGAATATTGTTTAAGCGGTCAAGAAACACTTTGTCCACATCAATTAAACGGTGGATACTCTGTCGATGGCAGTTATGCAGAATATTGCAAAGCCCCGGCCAATTATGTCGCACGAATTCCTAAAAACCTCGATCCCGTACAAGTTGCTCCTATTCTTTGTGCTGGGGTCACAACGTATAAAGCATTAAAAGTTTCAAATGCCAAGCCTGGCGAATGGGTCGCTATTTATGGAATCGGGGGATTGGGCCATATTGCTCTTCAATATGCCAAGGCAATGGGATTAAATGTTGTTGCTGTTGATATCAGTGATGAAAAGGCAGAACTTGCGGCAAAGTTGGGTGCTGATATTACGATCAATGGATTGCAAGAAGACCCTGTAGCAGCCATTCGTGAAAAAGTAGGCGGAGTACAAGCGGCTATTAGCGTTGCTGTAACGAAAAAAGCGTTCGAACAAGCTTATCAATCCGTGCGACGCGGCGGCTGCCTTGTCATAGTTGGACTGCCTCACGATGAACTGCCGATTCCTATTTTTGACACTGTATTAAATGGCGTTACGATAAAAGGTTCGATCGTCGGTACACGAAAAGATATGCAAGAAGCTCTAGATTTCGCCGCACGCGGAAAAGTTCGCCCTATTGTGGAAGCGGTACCATTAGAAAAAATTAACGAAGTATTTGAACGGATGGAAAAAGGTCAAATCAATGGCCGCGTTGTTTTAACAATGTAA
- the acoD_2 gene encoding Acetaldehyde dehydrogenase 2, which translates to MIYSKPGEKDAKVQFKTRYDNYINGEWIPPISGRYFQNITPITGEVFCEAARSQAEDIELALDAAHAAKEAWGKTSPADRALILNKIADRMEENLEMLAVAETWDNGKPIRETLNADLPLAIDHFRYFAGAIRSQEGTISQIDDDTIAYHFYEPLGVVGQIIPWNFPLLMAAWKIAPALAAGNCIVLKPAEQTPASIMVLMELIGDLLPPGVLNVVNGFGLEAGKPLASSSRIAKIAFTGETTTGRLIMQYASQNIIPVTLELGGKSPNIFFPDVMEKDDDFLDKAIEGFVMFALNQGEVCTCPSRALIHESIYDEFMERALERVKKIRTGNPLDTSTMMGAQASAEQMEKILAYIDIGKQEGAECLIGGEKNIVPGFENGYYIKPTVFKGHNKMRIFQEEIFGPVVSVTTFKDEQEALEIANDTLYGLGAGVWTRNINLAYRFGRGIQAGRVWTNCYHAYPAHAAFGGYKQSGIGRETHHMMLAHYQQTKNLLVSYNPKPLGFF; encoded by the coding sequence ATGATTTACAGCAAACCAGGCGAAAAAGATGCAAAAGTTCAATTCAAAACAAGATACGATAACTATATTAACGGAGAATGGATACCGCCTATTTCGGGTCGATATTTCCAAAATATTACACCCATAACAGGAGAAGTATTTTGTGAAGCAGCACGCTCGCAGGCTGAGGATATTGAATTGGCATTAGATGCCGCGCACGCGGCAAAAGAAGCTTGGGGAAAAACATCCCCGGCTGACAGAGCGTTGATTTTAAATAAAATCGCTGATCGCATGGAAGAAAACTTAGAAATGTTAGCGGTTGCCGAAACATGGGATAACGGCAAACCGATCCGTGAAACGTTAAACGCCGACCTACCCCTAGCCATCGATCATTTTCGTTATTTCGCTGGAGCCATACGCTCCCAAGAAGGAACAATCAGCCAAATTGATGACGATACGATCGCGTACCATTTTTATGAACCACTCGGCGTTGTCGGGCAAATTATCCCATGGAATTTTCCATTATTGATGGCAGCATGGAAAATTGCTCCTGCGCTTGCTGCCGGAAACTGCATTGTGCTAAAACCAGCTGAACAAACTCCGGCATCAATTATGGTGCTTATGGAGCTGATTGGCGATCTGTTGCCTCCTGGAGTGCTCAACGTTGTCAATGGGTTCGGATTAGAAGCTGGCAAACCATTAGCTTCTAGTTCACGTATCGCCAAAATCGCGTTTACCGGTGAAACAACGACAGGGCGGCTGATTATGCAATACGCTTCACAAAATATTATTCCTGTTACACTGGAATTGGGAGGCAAATCCCCAAACATCTTCTTTCCTGATGTAATGGAAAAAGACGATGACTTTTTAGATAAAGCGATTGAAGGATTTGTCATGTTCGCTTTAAACCAAGGCGAGGTTTGTACGTGCCCTTCTCGTGCTCTCATCCATGAGTCCATTTATGACGAATTTATGGAGCGCGCTCTTGAACGTGTGAAAAAGATTCGAACAGGAAATCCGCTTGATACAAGCACAATGATGGGAGCGCAAGCTTCAGCAGAACAAATGGAAAAAATTCTTGCATACATTGATATTGGAAAACAAGAGGGCGCCGAATGCCTAATCGGCGGCGAAAAAAACATAGTCCCTGGATTCGAAAACGGGTATTATATCAAGCCAACTGTATTTAAAGGACATAATAAAATGCGCATTTTCCAAGAAGAAATTTTCGGTCCAGTAGTCTCAGTAACAACGTTTAAAGATGAACAGGAGGCTTTGGAGATTGCTAATGATACGTTGTACGGCCTTGGTGCCGGGGTATGGACGAGAAACATCAACTTGGCCTATCGTTTCGGAAGAGGCATTCAGGCAGGAAGAGTTTGGACAAATTGCTATCATGCTTATCCGGCCCATGCTGCTTTTGGAGGATATAAACAATCTGGGATCGGTCGTGAAACCCATCATATGATGTTAGCGCACTATCAACAAACGAAAAATTTACTCGTTAGCTACAATCCAAAACCATTAGGATTTTTCTGA
- the ydcV gene encoding Inner membrane ABC transporter permease protein ydcV — MKRTHWWGRVYLLAVFAVMYTPIVYLMYYSFNSGGAMHDFQSFTFKWYRDVLSDDRLLIIVLNTIVIALLSAAVATILGVIGALAVYYVKRQRTKNALLALNNVLIVSPDVIIGASFLLLFTIAGIKLGFTSVLLSHIAFSVPIVVLMVLPKLEEMSPTLIDAARDLGASHWQVLSGVVLPFLAPSIWAGFFMALTYSLDDFAVTFFVTGNGFSTLSVEIYSRARQGISLSINALSTLLFLFTMLLVIGYYVLSQKGGRLYGIGGRK, encoded by the coding sequence ATGAAACGGACGCATTGGTGGGGACGTGTGTACTTGTTAGCCGTGTTTGCCGTGATGTATACGCCGATTGTGTATTTGATGTATTATTCGTTCAACAGCGGCGGGGCGATGCACGATTTTCAATCGTTCACGTTTAAATGGTACCGCGACGTGCTGTCCGACGACCGCTTGCTCATCATCGTTTTGAATACAATCGTCATTGCGCTGCTGTCGGCGGCGGTCGCGACGATACTCGGGGTCATCGGGGCGCTCGCCGTTTACTATGTCAAGCGGCAACGGACAAAAAACGCTCTTCTCGCCCTCAACAACGTGCTGATCGTCAGTCCGGATGTCATCATCGGCGCTTCGTTTTTGCTGCTGTTTACAATCGCTGGCATCAAGCTCGGCTTTACGTCCGTGCTGTTGTCTCATATCGCGTTCAGCGTGCCGATTGTCGTGTTGATGGTGCTGCCGAAACTCGAGGAAATGAGCCCGACGCTGATTGATGCGGCTAGAGATTTAGGAGCCAGTCATTGGCAAGTGCTGTCCGGTGTGGTGCTGCCGTTTTTGGCTCCGAGCATATGGGCGGGCTTTTTCATGGCGCTTACGTATTCGCTCGATGACTTTGCCGTGACCTTTTTTGTCACGGGAAATGGGTTCTCGACGCTGTCGGTGGAAATTTATTCGCGGGCGCGCCAGGGCATTTCCTTGTCGATCAACGCATTGTCGACGCTTCTGTTTTTATTTACCATGCTGCTCGTCATCGGCTATTACGTGCTTAGCCAAAAAGGCGGCCGCTTGTACGGGATAGGGGGGCGAAAGTAG
- the kinE_3 gene encoding Sporulation kinase E has protein sequence MNDRQQLISLLTGVQSSKKSYYTELKKMVTELKKKNMQLEIINDITKSFNIDISMDEMMKNSMDKLKTIFPVERISLSLCENHKLVLTNVYPAHSLYFPIGFVLPKERSLYWQVVQSLEKIFYQIEEDEDLYVEAAVYNALGVRSVLLIPLISKGKVIGVLSIGSKEKVVYDEDDLSFFQQFCDQLAVCIENVRLYNEVLTSKKEWEETFRAVSEMIFLVDLEGNILRYNDAANEFFQVDLYKKDICKLLSINPKESPIVEILETKKSVHRRIHIQQRVCELRSYPVLNEKQNMYAVIMYLNDITEKLQIEAQLVQSGKLAAIGEMAAGIAHELNNPLTAILGNAQLLLRSFSKDDRIYKLLFDIYSCGKRCKTIIQNLLTFSRQDEYRFEDCSINDAVEQVLGLIGDQICKQNISIQKRLDASIELIEGNLQQISQVILNLLINAKDALEEMDIPEKIIVIETKSIVEAGEHWVVLSIRDNGKGIEEQHLQEIFNPFFTTKRPGKGTGLGLSVSLGIAEAHGGTIEVVSELGKGSEFILKLALHHKVYLTKKDDYDKENQNSIFPFYTTHLFEQHCYHVCL, from the coding sequence ATGAATGACCGGCAACAGCTCATTAGCCTTTTAACAGGAGTTCAATCTTCGAAAAAAAGTTATTACACAGAATTAAAAAAGATGGTCACAGAGTTAAAAAAGAAAAATATGCAGTTGGAGATTATTAATGATATTACAAAAAGCTTCAATATTGATATATCAATGGATGAAATGATGAAAAATAGTATGGATAAATTGAAAACAATTTTTCCAGTGGAACGAATCAGCTTATCGTTATGTGAAAATCATAAATTAGTGTTAACAAATGTATATCCCGCTCACTCTTTGTATTTTCCTATTGGTTTTGTTTTACCAAAAGAGAGGTCGCTCTATTGGCAAGTCGTACAATCGCTCGAAAAAATTTTTTATCAAATAGAAGAAGACGAAGATTTGTATGTTGAAGCAGCTGTATATAACGCCTTAGGAGTTCGCAGTGTATTATTGATTCCACTTATTAGCAAAGGAAAGGTGATCGGGGTACTGAGTATAGGAAGCAAGGAAAAAGTGGTGTATGATGAAGATGATCTGTCCTTTTTTCAGCAATTTTGCGACCAACTGGCGGTTTGTATTGAAAATGTCCGTCTTTATAATGAGGTACTTACCAGTAAAAAAGAATGGGAAGAGACATTCCGAGCTGTTTCAGAAATGATATTCCTCGTCGACCTAGAAGGGAATATTTTACGGTATAATGATGCAGCTAACGAGTTTTTTCAAGTTGACTTGTATAAAAAAGATATATGTAAATTGTTATCAATTAATCCAAAGGAAAGCCCGATCGTGGAAATTTTAGAAACAAAAAAATCTGTTCATCGGCGTATTCATATCCAGCAGAGGGTATGCGAATTGCGTTCTTATCCCGTCTTGAATGAAAAACAAAATATGTATGCTGTGATTATGTATCTGAATGACATTACTGAAAAATTGCAGATTGAAGCTCAACTTGTTCAATCAGGAAAGTTAGCTGCAATTGGGGAAATGGCTGCTGGAATTGCGCACGAATTGAATAACCCTCTCACCGCTATTCTTGGCAATGCCCAGCTGTTGTTGCGGTCTTTTTCAAAAGATGATCGTATATATAAACTGCTATTTGATATTTATTCATGCGGGAAACGCTGCAAAACCATTATTCAAAATTTATTGACATTTTCAAGACAAGATGAATATAGGTTTGAAGATTGTTCTATAAATGATGCCGTTGAACAAGTATTAGGGTTAATTGGTGATCAAATTTGCAAACAAAATATTAGTATTCAAAAAAGATTAGACGCTTCCATTGAATTGATTGAAGGAAACCTTCAACAGATAAGCCAAGTTATTTTAAATTTATTAATAAACGCTAAAGATGCGCTTGAAGAGATGGATATTCCAGAGAAAATCATTGTCATAGAAACAAAGTCGATCGTTGAAGCCGGAGAACATTGGGTTGTTCTATCGATCCGTGACAACGGAAAAGGAATAGAGGAACAACATTTGCAGGAAATTTTTAATCCATTTTTTACAACGAAGAGGCCAGGTAAGGGAACCGGGCTTGGGCTGTCTGTTAGTTTAGGGATTGCTGAGGCGCACGGTGGAACGATTGAGGTGGTCAGCGAACTTGGTAAAGGAAGTGAGTTTATATTAAAACTGGCTCTTCACCACAAAGTGTACTTGACAAAGAAAGACGATTATGATAAAGAAAATCAAAACAGCATTTTTCCTTTTTATACCACACATCTCTTTGAGCAACATTGCTATCATGTTTGTCTTTAA
- the potD gene encoding Spermidine/putrescine-binding periplasmic protein precursor, whose product MRRLVQGFAAVFIAAFVLMFITHRLNEAEGYGGGKTVTVYNWGDYIDPALIREFEKETGWKVIYQTFDSNEAMMAKIAQGGATFDVAVPSDYAISKMIEENLLLPLDHDKLPNLQYIEPRFLNLSFDPHNRYSVPYFWGTVGIVYNREMLGGKTITSWNDLWDPSLRNQILLVDGAREVMGMALNSLGYSLNDTNKAHLQEAKRKLDRLMPNVKAIVGDEIKLLLVNEEAAIGVVWSGDAAEIIAENDKLDYVVPKEGSNLWFDNMVIPKTAKNIEGAHAFINFMLDPKHAAQNAEYVGYSTPNRAALRYLPKDIAGDRRFYPDLDSAGHLEVYENLGKHMLAYYNELFLEFKMQQK is encoded by the coding sequence GTGAGACGGCTTGTCCAAGGGTTTGCGGCCGTGTTTATCGCCGCGTTCGTCCTCATGTTCATCACCCACCGGTTGAACGAAGCGGAAGGGTACGGCGGAGGCAAAACGGTGACCGTTTACAACTGGGGCGATTACATCGACCCAGCGCTCATTCGGGAGTTTGAAAAAGAGACAGGGTGGAAAGTGATTTACCAAACATTCGATTCCAACGAAGCGATGATGGCGAAAATCGCCCAAGGCGGGGCGACGTTTGATGTCGCCGTTCCGTCCGATTACGCCATCAGCAAAATGATCGAGGAAAACTTGCTGTTGCCGCTCGATCACGACAAGCTGCCGAATTTACAATATATCGAGCCGCGGTTCCTCAACTTGTCGTTTGATCCGCACAACCGGTATTCCGTGCCGTATTTTTGGGGGACGGTCGGCATCGTCTACAACCGCGAGATGCTTGGCGGCAAGACCATCACAAGCTGGAACGACTTATGGGATCCGAGTTTGCGAAACCAAATTTTGCTTGTCGACGGAGCGCGCGAAGTAATGGGGATGGCGTTAAACAGCCTCGGCTATTCCCTCAATGACACGAACAAAGCCCATTTGCAAGAAGCAAAGCGGAAACTCGATCGACTCATGCCGAATGTGAAGGCGATTGTCGGCGATGAGATCAAGCTGCTTCTCGTGAATGAAGAAGCGGCCATCGGCGTCGTCTGGTCGGGTGATGCGGCGGAAATCATCGCCGAAAACGACAAGCTCGACTATGTCGTGCCGAAAGAAGGATCCAACCTATGGTTTGACAACATGGTCATTCCGAAAACAGCGAAAAACATCGAAGGAGCGCACGCGTTTATCAATTTTATGCTCGACCCGAAACACGCGGCGCAAAACGCCGAGTATGTCGGCTATTCGACTCCGAATCGCGCGGCGCTTCGCTATTTGCCAAAAGACATCGCGGGCGATCGGCGCTTTTACCCCGATTTGGATTCAGCAGGGCATCTCGAAGTGTACGAAAACTTAGGAAAACACATGCTCGCCTACTACAACGAGCTGTTTTTGGAGTTTAAGATGCAGCAAAAATAA